A genomic window from Pseudogulbenkiania sp. MAI-1 includes:
- a CDS encoding Mu transposase C-terminal domain-containing protein — protein sequence MEQVAELTGLADRTIRHNCKHGKYQTKLVNANGGEQYRILASSLPEAAYQKWCQEQLARIGYQTASRMPALRPENQADMWSTDKQRLTADARKGVAALVERTMAMTGLTQQAAIASILEQAAKGQLDTHTMKLLSCARDPRGKAGLQVDGYLLPSARSLLRMLSQAKQVLTGDNSTLIPKVPQPSRQIPAWAKAFLAAYQVPAKPSVAAAYEVFKQEWLSQHPLGTLPSVHQVRRFLDKLGKVDKETGRKLPRELKAMKAFVRRDTSNLLPTDVYSIDGHTFDAEVEHPFHGRPFRPEITTVIDVATRMVVGISAGLKEGWMSVLSALRHGVTVHGIPAVVYVDNGSGYQNAMMKNEITGFMGRLGITVTHSIAYNSQARGVIERVQKTLWVDGLAKRMPTYMGADMDREARQVVHKITRQEVKKRGEAMTKLLPSWNQFWEMALEEVDGYNRRPHRSLPKVRDAQTGKSRNMTPLEAWQRAQADGFEAVTVGKDEATLLFMPEEIRVTMRGELSLFSNRYFAPELEPYTGERVRVAFDPYDAKRVIVKTMEGRVICAALFEANKRDYFPTSFVEQAARKRAQSRADRLQNQLEEVQAELTAGRALGFMPGETLPMDIPATGRVIDMLEVVNEEPEAPALQAAEVPTLLPGRKTCLPTDVLIDNDHDQYVFLIQHAREWTEHDAAWLMEYVAGDGYEDLAERYAFFGQGWNQELEHTALAVLKQQRKTG from the coding sequence TTGGAACAGGTAGCAGAACTGACAGGACTGGCAGACCGAACGATCCGCCACAACTGCAAACATGGCAAATACCAAACCAAGCTGGTCAACGCCAACGGCGGCGAGCAGTACCGCATCCTCGCGTCCAGCCTGCCGGAGGCGGCGTATCAGAAGTGGTGCCAGGAACAACTGGCCCGCATCGGCTACCAGACCGCCAGCCGGATGCCTGCCCTGCGGCCGGAGAACCAGGCCGACATGTGGAGCACCGACAAGCAACGCCTGACGGCCGACGCCCGCAAGGGAGTCGCCGCCCTGGTCGAGCGCACCATGGCCATGACCGGGCTGACCCAGCAGGCTGCTATCGCCTCGATCCTGGAACAGGCCGCCAAGGGCCAGCTCGACACGCACACCATGAAGCTGCTGTCGTGCGCCCGCGATCCACGCGGCAAAGCCGGCCTGCAGGTGGATGGTTATCTGCTGCCTTCGGCCCGCTCGCTGCTGCGCATGTTGTCGCAAGCCAAGCAGGTACTGACAGGCGACAACTCCACCTTAATTCCCAAAGTGCCTCAACCTAGCAGGCAGATACCGGCGTGGGCCAAAGCCTTCTTGGCAGCGTACCAGGTGCCGGCCAAGCCCAGCGTGGCGGCAGCCTACGAGGTGTTCAAGCAGGAGTGGCTGTCGCAGCACCCGCTGGGCACCCTGCCCTCGGTGCATCAGGTACGCCGCTTCCTGGACAAGCTAGGCAAGGTGGACAAGGAAACCGGGCGCAAGCTGCCGCGAGAACTGAAGGCAATGAAAGCCTTCGTGCGACGCGATACCAGCAATTTGTTGCCCACCGACGTGTACAGCATCGACGGCCATACCTTCGATGCCGAGGTGGAACACCCCTTCCACGGCCGGCCATTCCGGCCGGAGATCACGACGGTGATCGATGTGGCGACGCGCATGGTGGTAGGCATCAGCGCGGGGCTGAAGGAAGGCTGGATGAGCGTGCTGTCGGCCTTGCGCCATGGGGTGACGGTGCATGGCATCCCGGCGGTGGTGTATGTGGACAACGGGTCGGGCTACCAGAACGCCATGATGAAGAACGAGATCACCGGCTTCATGGGCCGCCTGGGCATCACGGTGACGCACTCGATTGCCTACAACTCGCAGGCTCGCGGGGTGATTGAGCGGGTGCAGAAGACGCTGTGGGTGGACGGCCTGGCCAAGCGCATGCCGACCTACATGGGCGCAGACATGGACCGCGAGGCGCGCCAGGTGGTGCACAAGATCACCCGGCAGGAGGTGAAGAAGCGCGGCGAGGCCATGACCAAGCTGCTGCCGAGCTGGAACCAGTTTTGGGAGATGGCGCTGGAGGAAGTGGATGGCTACAACCGCCGCCCTCACCGCAGCCTGCCCAAGGTGAGAGACGCCCAGACCGGCAAGTCGCGCAACATGACCCCGCTGGAAGCTTGGCAACGGGCGCAGGCGGACGGTTTCGAGGCGGTGACGGTGGGCAAGGACGAGGCCACCCTGTTGTTCATGCCGGAGGAAATCCGCGTGACGATGCGCGGCGAGCTGTCGCTGTTCAGCAATCGCTACTTTGCACCGGAGCTGGAGCCCTATACCGGTGAGCGGGTGCGGGTGGCCTTCGACCCTTACGACGCCAAACGGGTGATCGTCAAAACGATGGAAGGACGGGTGATTTGTGCGGCGCTGTTCGAGGCCAACAAGCGGGATTACTTCCCCACCTCCTTCGTCGAGCAGGCCGCCCGCAAGCGGGCTCAGAGCCGTGCCGACCGGCTGCAGAACCAGTTGGAGGAGGTGCAGGCCGAGCTGACCGCCGGCCGCGCCCTGGGCTTCATGCCGGGCGAGACGCTGCCGATGGACATCCCCGCCACTGGCCGGGTGATCGACATGCTGGAGGTGGTGAACGAGGAGCCGGAAGCCCCGGCCCTACAGGCGGCAGAGGTGCCGACGCTGTTGCCGGGCCGCAAGACCTGCCTGCCCACAGATGTGCTGATCGACAACGATCACGACCAGTACGTGTTCCTGATCCAACACGCCAGGGAGTGGACGGAACACGACGCAGCCTGGCTGATGGAATACGTGGCCGGTGACGGCTACGAGGACTTGGCCGAGCGCTACGCCTTCTTCGGGCAAGGCTGGAACCAGGAGCTGGAACACACCGCCCTGGCGGTACTGAAACAACAACGGAAGACGGGTTAA
- a CDS encoding DNA-binding protein — MTGKQLKTAKEIKAEMEAKGVNLSDWARRHDLDPRVVLDVLSGRRKGRNGEAHKAAVLLGLKDGVVEE; from the coding sequence ATGACCGGTAAGCAACTGAAGACAGCCAAGGAAATCAAGGCTGAGATGGAGGCAAAAGGCGTCAACCTCTCTGATTGGGCACGTCGTCACGACCTAGATCCACGCGTAGTCCTTGACGTGCTGAGCGGCCGCCGCAAGGGGAGAAATGGGGAAGCTCACAAAGCGGCAGTGCTTCTTGGCTTGAAGGATGGTGTTGTCGAAGAGTGA